A region from the Haloarcula limicola genome encodes:
- a CDS encoding J domain-containing protein: MQVDPGTVPAWLALGVVLGVAGSLVVAAVFVVANRLFPARQQHRTLGDGGEERRRAELREYLRAIDEQYAENHFVEGQHVAFYLPKRDVAITFDARAYYRIERSRTRPVLVEHEMPGIHLGARLPFETPEVSLGPDPQRSPDPEVQAYAELGLRQGATVDEVKSAYRDRVKEVHPDHGGDEDEFKRVREAYTMAKQHAS, encoded by the coding sequence GTGCAGGTAGACCCGGGTACGGTACCGGCGTGGCTGGCTCTGGGCGTCGTCCTCGGCGTCGCCGGGAGCCTCGTCGTCGCCGCCGTCTTCGTCGTCGCGAACAGGCTGTTCCCCGCGCGGCAACAGCACCGCACACTGGGCGACGGCGGCGAGGAGCGCCGCCGCGCCGAACTCCGGGAGTACCTCCGGGCCATCGACGAACAGTACGCCGAGAACCACTTCGTCGAGGGCCAACACGTCGCCTTCTACCTCCCGAAGCGGGACGTCGCCATCACCTTCGACGCCCGGGCGTACTACCGGATCGAGCGCTCACGGACGCGACCGGTGCTGGTCGAACACGAGATGCCGGGCATCCACTTGGGCGCTCGCCTCCCCTTCGAGACGCCGGAGGTGTCACTCGGCCCGGACCCGCAGCGGTCGCCCGACCCCGAGGTGCAGGCGTACGCGGAACTCGGCCTTCGACAGGGGGCGACGGTCGACGAGGTGAAGTCGGCCTACCGCGACCGGGTCAAGGAGGTCCATCCCGATCACGGCGGCGACGAAGACGAGTTCAAGCGAGTGCGAGAAGCCTACACGATGGCGAAACAGCACGCCTCTTGA
- a CDS encoding proteasome assembly chaperone family protein, with amino-acid sequence MDEFDIEVLADPELADPVLVEGLPGVGHVGKLAAEHLLEELESELVRRVYSTHFPPQVSIDEGRTQLACAEFHAVTPEDGQDMLVLSGNHQAQDSQGHYGLTDTFLDVAEDFGVERVFALGGVPTGELIEEYDVLGATTTDDLVETLEDAGVAFREDEPAGGIVGVSGLLLGLGERRDVPAACLMGETSGYLVDPKSAQAVLEILQSVVDFDVDYESLEERADEMEEVVRKIQEMEQQNAPSPADEDLRYIG; translated from the coding sequence ATGGACGAATTCGACATCGAAGTGCTCGCCGACCCGGAGCTCGCCGACCCGGTCCTCGTCGAGGGGCTCCCGGGCGTCGGCCACGTGGGGAAACTCGCCGCGGAACACCTCCTGGAGGAACTCGAAAGCGAACTCGTCCGCCGAGTGTACTCCACGCACTTCCCGCCGCAGGTCAGCATCGACGAGGGGCGCACGCAACTGGCCTGTGCGGAGTTCCACGCCGTCACGCCCGAGGACGGCCAGGACATGCTCGTCCTCTCCGGTAATCACCAGGCACAGGACAGCCAGGGCCACTACGGCCTGACCGATACGTTCCTCGACGTCGCCGAGGACTTCGGCGTCGAGAGGGTGTTCGCCCTCGGCGGCGTCCCGACCGGCGAACTCATCGAGGAGTACGACGTCCTCGGGGCGACGACCACCGACGACCTCGTCGAGACGCTCGAAGACGCCGGCGTCGCCTTCCGCGAGGACGAACCCGCGGGCGGCATCGTCGGCGTCTCCGGTCTCCTGCTCGGATTGGGCGAGCGACGGGACGTCCCCGCCGCCTGCCTCATGGGCGAGACCTCGGGCTATCTGGTCGACCCCAAGAGCGCGCAGGCCGTCCTCGAGATCCTCCAGTCGGTCGTGGACTTCGACGTCGACTACGAGTCGCTCGAAGAGCGCGCCGACGAGATGGAGGAGGTCGTCCGGAAGATCCAGGAGATGGAACAGCAGAACGCCCCGTCGCCGGCCGACGAGGACCTCCGCTACATCGGCTAG
- a CDS encoding RNA-protein complex protein Nop10 — MKSDIRVCSAWQSEHDRPVYTLSATCPDCGAEAVNSAPAPFDPTNPHGEYRRSLKRRRRQ; from the coding sequence ATGAAGTCCGATATCCGGGTGTGTTCGGCGTGGCAGTCCGAACACGACCGCCCGGTGTACACCCTTTCTGCGACGTGTCCCGACTGCGGTGCCGAGGCCGTCAACAGCGCCCCGGCCCCCTTCGACCCGACGAACCCCCACGGCGAGTATCGACGTTCACTTAAGCGCCGACGCCGGCAGTAG
- a CDS encoding translation initiation factor IF-2 subunit alpha — protein MKYSGWPEPSELVVGKVDEIEDFGVFVDLEEYEGKRGLCHISEVASGWIKNVRDHVNEGQTVVAKVLDVDESSQQIDLSIKDVNDHQRKEKIQEWKNEQKADNWMELAFGENIDDEVYGAIANELLAEFGSLYDGFEEAAIHGEEALDETDLDDDEIEAIVETARNNVSVPYVNVTGYVDLTCPDDDGVDVIKKALKAAEGNGEVPEEIQLEVTYVGSPEYRIQVQAPDYKTAEGALEESADRARKVVEEHGGSGQYHRERTEDDE, from the coding sequence ATGAAATACAGCGGCTGGCCGGAACCGAGCGAACTCGTCGTCGGAAAGGTCGACGAAATCGAGGACTTCGGCGTCTTCGTCGACCTCGAAGAGTACGAGGGCAAGCGCGGCCTCTGTCACATCTCCGAGGTCGCGAGCGGCTGGATCAAGAACGTCCGCGACCACGTCAACGAGGGCCAGACGGTCGTTGCGAAGGTCTTAGACGTCGACGAGAGCTCTCAGCAGATCGACCTCTCGATCAAGGACGTCAACGACCACCAGCGCAAAGAGAAGATCCAGGAGTGGAAGAACGAGCAGAAGGCCGACAACTGGATGGAGCTGGCCTTCGGCGAGAACATCGACGACGAGGTCTACGGCGCCATCGCCAACGAGCTCTTAGCGGAGTTCGGGTCGCTGTACGACGGTTTCGAGGAGGCGGCCATCCACGGCGAGGAAGCCTTAGACGAAACCGACCTCGACGACGACGAGATCGAGGCTATCGTCGAGACCGCCCGAAACAACGTCTCGGTGCCCTACGTCAACGTCACGGGCTACGTCGACCTGACCTGCCCGGACGACGACGGCGTCGACGTCATCAAGAAGGCGCTGAAAGCCGCCGAGGGGAACGGAGAAGTCCCCGAGGAGATCCAACTCGAAGTCACCTACGTCGGGTCGCCGGAGTACCGCATTCAGGTGCAGGCCCCCGACTACAAGACGGCCGAAGGCGCACTCGAAGAGAGCGCCGATCGCGCTCGCAAGGTAGTCGAAGAGCACGGCGGGTCCGGTCAGTACCACCGCGAGCGAACCGAAGACGACGAATAG
- a CDS encoding 30S ribosomal protein S27e: MAGAFITVTCPDCENEQSLFEKASTEVSCAVCGHTLARPTGGKADIEGEVTAVVEAR, encoded by the coding sequence ATGGCCGGAGCATTCATCACCGTCACGTGCCCGGACTGCGAGAACGAACAGAGTCTCTTCGAGAAGGCCTCGACCGAAGTGTCGTGCGCCGTCTGCGGCCACACGCTCGCCCGTCCGACGGGCGGGAAGGCCGACATCGAAGGCGAAGTGACCGCCGTCGTCGAGGCCCGATAG
- a CDS encoding 50S ribosomal protein L44e: MEMPRRFNTYCPHCNEHNEHEVEKVRSGRETGMKWIDRQRERNSGIGNDGKFSKVPGGDKPTKKTDLKYRCGDCGKAHLREGWRAGRLEFQE; the protein is encoded by the coding sequence ATGGAGATGCCACGACGGTTCAATACGTACTGTCCGCACTGTAACGAACACAACGAACACGAGGTCGAGAAGGTCCGCTCCGGCCGCGAAACCGGAATGAAGTGGATCGACCGCCAGCGCGAGCGCAACTCCGGGATCGGGAACGACGGCAAGTTCTCGAAGGTCCCCGGTGGGGACAAGCCCACCAAGAAGACGGACCTGAAGTACCGCTGTGGCGACTGCGGCAAGGCCCACCTCCGCGAGGGATGGCGCGCCGGCCGACTGGAGTTCCAGGAGTAA
- a CDS encoding HAH_0734 family protein, whose translation MKKLIIHGNPGLRKGGRIEYDDEEYEVFSVARQGDWHGPDRPQLWCTIGKEDEEETYKTQEYIPIHLDTENVDAEAITVLRERAPPSTET comes from the coding sequence ATGAAGAAGCTCATCATCCACGGGAACCCGGGTCTCCGGAAGGGCGGCCGCATCGAGTACGACGACGAGGAGTACGAGGTGTTCTCGGTCGCTCGGCAGGGCGACTGGCACGGCCCCGACCGCCCGCAGCTGTGGTGTACCATCGGGAAAGAAGACGAAGAAGAGACGTACAAGACCCAGGAGTACATTCCAATTCACCTCGATACCGAGAACGTCGACGCCGAGGCCATCACCGTCCTCCGCGAGCGTGCCCCGCCGAGCACCGAAACCTGA
- a CDS encoding DUF2298 domain-containing protein, with translation MEYGLVALWLALYLLLTYVGATVATALFPRFADRGVAFGLPVAFSVLWLVAYFVGRVSLTAGVWLGLLALVAGATIVGSRGTTVDGRAYAEVAGVFTLAFCFLIAIRALDPVIVPLGGEKFLDFGLLNSLLRGDRLPPEDMWFAGEPVAYYYGGHLLAAILTRITGTASQYAYNLALAGFYATLVTATYGLAGAVAADRGVSRRLAGGLSAFCVGLASNLSTPVRLLIWLLPEDLATSLAESAGYEISGLAAGPGSFSYWDASRVIADEAGDFATYEPGAALVIDEFPLFAWLNGDLHAHMMSTGFLLLAAALCFSYYQTPAVERRRRIALLFGALPALAGLMAVTNTWSFPSIAGLTMLTVAVAPADPRTLLPESVEDRFPAAGPSHEVARIGVAVAVAVAVLALGLLWSLPFWLGAASGREVAFLPDRSSVLELLAVHGLFVLPFGLYLYARAGRTLGTERARIAGLATVGVVALGATVDLAAVGLLAPLLVGAWLFARSPSLGQSVRSIPTLADGGDRPVGFEAVLVLAGTGLVLLVEFVFVKENVGRMNTVFKTYMQVWVLWAAAAGPILAWLLTRWRPGSETRRLATRTGTTAFVVLLLLSTSVYGALALTNHVEAAGEPTLNGTDHLDRTHPEEAEAIRWLDRTAEGQPTIVTAAPAGYRWNPEDGDGASAPASLTGLPTVAGWYHEAQYRNDTVYDRRVSDVKTIYTGNATEQRALLEEYDVRYVYVGPAERARYGEITIGQVAGVTEVKRAGDVVIYRVGPERR, from the coding sequence ATGGAGTACGGTCTCGTCGCTCTCTGGCTCGCCCTTTATCTCCTGTTGACGTACGTCGGAGCGACCGTCGCCACCGCCCTGTTTCCGCGGTTCGCCGACCGCGGCGTCGCGTTCGGCCTCCCGGTCGCCTTTTCGGTGCTCTGGCTCGTCGCGTACTTCGTCGGTCGGGTCTCGCTGACCGCCGGCGTCTGGCTGGGTCTTCTCGCCCTCGTCGCGGGGGCGACCATCGTCGGCAGCCGCGGCACGACGGTGGACGGCCGCGCGTACGCGGAGGTCGCCGGCGTCTTCACGCTCGCGTTCTGTTTTCTGATCGCTATCCGGGCGCTGGACCCGGTCATCGTCCCCCTCGGCGGCGAGAAGTTCCTCGACTTCGGGCTGTTGAACTCGCTGCTTCGCGGCGATCGACTCCCGCCCGAAGACATGTGGTTCGCCGGGGAACCGGTCGCGTACTACTACGGCGGCCACCTGCTCGCCGCGATTCTCACTCGCATCACGGGGACCGCCAGCCAGTACGCCTACAACCTCGCGCTCGCGGGCTTCTACGCGACGCTGGTGACCGCGACCTACGGACTGGCCGGTGCCGTCGCCGCCGACCGGGGCGTCTCCCGGCGACTCGCCGGCGGCCTCTCGGCGTTCTGTGTCGGCCTCGCCAGCAACCTCTCGACGCCCGTTCGGCTGCTCATCTGGCTCCTCCCCGAGGACCTCGCCACCTCGCTCGCCGAGAGCGCGGGCTACGAGATCTCCGGTCTCGCCGCGGGTCCCGGCTCGTTCAGTTACTGGGACGCCAGCCGCGTCATCGCCGACGAGGCGGGCGACTTCGCCACTTACGAGCCCGGCGCGGCGCTCGTCATCGACGAGTTCCCGCTGTTCGCGTGGCTTAACGGCGACTTACACGCTCACATGATGAGCACGGGCTTTCTCCTGCTCGCGGCCGCGCTGTGTTTCAGCTACTATCAGACGCCCGCCGTCGAGCGGCGGCGGCGAATCGCGCTGCTGTTCGGCGCGCTGCCCGCGCTCGCTGGCCTGATGGCCGTGACGAACACCTGGTCGTTCCCCTCTATCGCTGGCCTGACGATGCTGACCGTCGCCGTCGCCCCGGCGGACCCGAGAACGCTGCTCCCCGAAAGCGTCGAGGACCGGTTCCCCGCCGCCGGGCCGAGCCACGAGGTCGCCCGCATCGGCGTCGCGGTCGCCGTCGCCGTCGCCGTCCTCGCGCTGGGGCTGCTGTGGTCGCTCCCGTTCTGGCTCGGCGCGGCCAGCGGCCGCGAGGTGGCGTTCCTCCCGGACCGGTCGAGCGTGCTGGAACTGCTCGCCGTCCACGGCCTGTTCGTCCTGCCCTTCGGACTGTATCTCTACGCGCGGGCCGGTCGGACGCTCGGGACCGAGCGCGCGCGCATCGCCGGCCTGGCGACGGTCGGCGTGGTCGCTCTGGGCGCGACGGTGGACCTCGCCGCCGTCGGACTGCTCGCCCCCCTGCTCGTCGGGGCGTGGCTGTTCGCCCGTTCGCCGTCGCTGGGCCAGTCCGTGCGGTCGATTCCCACGCTCGCCGACGGCGGCGACCGCCCCGTCGGCTTCGAGGCGGTCCTCGTACTGGCCGGAACCGGCCTCGTCCTCCTCGTGGAGTTCGTCTTCGTGAAGGAGAACGTCGGCCGGATGAACACGGTGTTCAAGACCTACATGCAGGTGTGGGTGCTGTGGGCCGCCGCCGCCGGCCCGATATTGGCGTGGCTGCTGACCCGCTGGCGGCCCGGGAGCGAGACGCGCCGGCTGGCGACGAGAACCGGAACGACGGCGTTCGTCGTCCTCCTGTTGCTCTCGACGTCGGTGTACGGCGCGCTCGCGCTCACGAATCACGTCGAGGCGGCCGGCGAGCCCACGCTGAACGGCACGGACCACCTCGATAGGACACACCCCGAAGAAGCCGAGGCGATTCGCTGGCTCGACCGGACCGCCGAGGGCCAACCGACCATCGTCACGGCCGCCCCCGCGGGCTACCGGTGGAACCCCGAGGACGGCGACGGGGCCAGCGCCCCGGCGAGTCTCACGGGCCTCCCCACCGTCGCCGGGTGGTACCACGAGGCCCAGTACCGCAACGACACGGTGTACGACCGGCGCGTGAGCGACGTGAAGACGATCTACACGGGGAACGCGACCGAACAGCGGGCGCTACTGGAGGAGTACGACGTGCGCTACGTCTACGTCGGTCCCGCCGAGCGAGCGCGCTACGGCGAGATAACGATCGGGCAGGTCGCCGGCGTGACCGAAGTGAAGCGAGCCGGCGACGTGGTGATCTACCGCGTCGGCCCGGAGCGGCGCTGA
- a CDS encoding glycosyltransferase, with translation MSRSVGVVVPAYRPDVAQLRTYLTAIDEALAPDTIVVELDAPKRGVPERLSDLPVTVETVPYRRGKGAAVTAGFERLSTDVLVFADADGSTPVGSLVDVVDPVVAGETDLAVGSRRHPAAEVASHQTFARRFLGDGFAWLAGRLLDVSLYDYQCGAKAIDAAAWKRVRAHLYEPGFAWDVELVAMAGALDLRVTEVPIEWEDRPGSTVSPVRDSFALLRALLAARHRAKQLSDDRLHTAIAARRDDPTALVERDR, from the coding sequence ATGTCGCGTTCCGTCGGCGTCGTCGTCCCCGCCTACCGCCCCGACGTCGCCCAACTGCGGACCTACCTCACGGCCATCGACGAAGCGCTCGCCCCCGACACGATCGTCGTCGAGCTCGACGCGCCGAAGCGCGGCGTCCCAGAGCGACTGTCCGACCTCCCCGTTACCGTCGAGACGGTGCCGTACCGCCGCGGGAAGGGCGCTGCCGTCACCGCCGGGTTCGAGCGCCTCTCGACAGACGTGCTCGTCTTCGCCGACGCCGACGGCTCGACGCCGGTCGGCTCGCTCGTCGACGTCGTCGACCCGGTGGTCGCCGGCGAGACCGACCTCGCCGTCGGGTCGCGCCGCCACCCCGCCGCCGAAGTCGCCAGCCACCAGACGTTCGCCCGGCGCTTCCTCGGCGACGGCTTCGCGTGGCTGGCCGGCCGGCTGCTCGACGTCTCGCTGTACGACTATCAGTGCGGAGCGAAGGCCATCGACGCCGCCGCCTGGAAGCGGGTCCGCGCGCACCTCTACGAACCCGGCTTCGCGTGGGACGTGGAGCTAGTCGCGATGGCCGGCGCGTTGGACCTCCGCGTCACTGAGGTCCCCATCGAGTGGGAAGATCGCCCCGGCTCGACCGTCTCGCCGGTCAGGGACTCATTCGCGCTCCTCAGAGCGCTGCTGGCGGCGCGTCACCGCGCGAAGCAACTCAGCGACGACCGCCTCCACACCGCCATCGCCGCCCGCCGGGACGACCCGACCGCCCTCGTCGAACGAGACCGATAA
- a CDS encoding GtrA family protein encodes MSLRDRLHGAVPDRFQSLLSGVRFSQFVSVGVIGAISDNTVLATLRLGFGVPELWAKAAGIETAILVMFLVNEHWTFSSVGAAGRIPFLKRLGKSHLVRAGGSSVQLVIYWFLTQWLTVQLVVYGTDLWFLAASPIAIGVAMFVNYVFESLFTWQVHQDGTA; translated from the coding sequence ATGAGCCTGCGCGACCGACTCCACGGCGCCGTCCCCGACCGGTTCCAGTCGCTGCTGTCGGGCGTGCGCTTCAGCCAGTTCGTCTCCGTCGGCGTCATCGGCGCTATCAGCGACAACACCGTGCTGGCGACGCTCAGACTCGGCTTCGGCGTCCCCGAACTCTGGGCGAAGGCCGCCGGCATCGAGACGGCCATCCTCGTGATGTTCCTGGTCAACGAACACTGGACGTTCTCCTCGGTCGGTGCGGCCGGGCGCATCCCGTTCCTGAAACGGCTGGGGAAGTCCCACCTCGTCCGCGCGGGCGGGTCGTCGGTGCAACTGGTCATCTACTGGTTCCTCACGCAGTGGCTGACCGTCCAGCTCGTCGTCTACGGCACCGACCTCTGGTTCCTCGCGGCCAGCCCCATCGCCATCGGCGTCGCCATGTTCGTCAACTACGTCTTCGAGAGCCTCTTCACCTGGCAGGTCCACCAGGACGGGACCGCGTAG
- the hpt gene encoding hypoxanthine/guanine phosphoribosyltransferase, with amino-acid sequence MDLLKKSLLDAPIIEKDGYHYFVHPISDGVPMLRPELLREIVIKIIRKAELEDVDKIVTPAAMGIHLSTAVSLMTDIPLVVVRKRQYGLEGEVALSQVTGYSENEMYVNDVYEGDRVLVLDDVLSTGGTLAALTGALEDIGADIRDLVCVIKKADGENKLDEAGYHAKTLINVRVEDGEVVIVDEHGDD; translated from the coding sequence ATGGACCTGCTCAAGAAGTCCTTGCTCGATGCGCCGATCATCGAAAAGGACGGCTATCACTACTTCGTCCACCCCATCAGCGACGGCGTGCCGATGCTGCGCCCGGAACTGCTGCGGGAGATCGTCATCAAGATCATCCGCAAGGCGGAGCTCGAAGACGTCGACAAGATCGTCACGCCGGCGGCGATGGGCATCCACCTCTCGACGGCCGTCTCGCTGATGACCGACATCCCGCTGGTCGTCGTCCGCAAGCGCCAGTACGGCTTAGAGGGCGAGGTGGCGCTCTCGCAGGTCACCGGCTACTCCGAGAACGAGATGTACGTCAACGACGTCTACGAGGGCGACCGCGTGCTCGTCCTCGACGACGTGCTCTCGACAGGGGGCACGCTCGCCGCGCTGACCGGCGCGCTCGAAGACATCGGCGCGGACATCCGCGATCTGGTCTGTGTGATCAAGAAGGCCGACGGCGAGAACAAGCTCGACGAGGCCGGCTATCACGCCAAGACGCTCATCAACGTCCGCGTCGAGGACGGCGAGGTCGTCATCGTCGACGAACACGGCGACGACTGA
- a CDS encoding type IV pilin: MDLKQLIDDDDAVSPVIGVILMVAITVILAAVIASFVLGLGDQAQQTTPQASFATDYESGNSWSYSNVTGADGNLTITHDGGDTINANELYIRGDFGFSAGSGPMGKAGTWNASAYVNTTSQGAGVSAGDRALIPVGNDYELRVVYEASEGDNSATLTQDSGPEA, encoded by the coding sequence ATGGATCTCAAACAACTTATTGACGACGACGACGCCGTTTCGCCGGTCATCGGCGTCATCCTGATGGTGGCCATCACGGTCATCCTCGCGGCCGTCATCGCGTCATTCGTCCTTGGTCTCGGTGACCAAGCACAGCAGACAACGCCGCAAGCTAGTTTTGCCACGGACTACGAAAGTGGGAATAGCTGGTCCTATTCTAACGTCACCGGGGCTGATGGAAACCTCACTATTACGCATGATGGTGGAGATACAATCAATGCGAACGAACTGTATATCAGGGGCGACTTCGGATTCAGTGCTGGATCAGGGCCAATGGGAAAGGCAGGAACATGGAACGCATCAGCGTACGTTAACACGACCAGTCAGGGAGCAGGGGTCTCTGCTGGCGACCGTGCACTAATTCCTGTCGGCAACGATTACGAACTTCGTGTCGTCTATGAAGCTTCAGAAGGGGACAATTCAGCTACGTTGACCCAGGATTCCGGGCCAGAAGCGTAA
- a CDS encoding type IV pilin — protein MDIKQLIDDDDAVSPVIGVILMVAITVILAAVIASFVLGLGDQAQQTTPQASFSWDYDSSSSDVTITHDGGDSIEVQEIYIRGDFGSTGDSAATWGNWSTLGSTDDVSAGNSIDVGAESSYDLRVVYETTEGDSSATLSQDSGPDA, from the coding sequence ATGGATATCAAACAACTCATCGACGACGACGACGCCGTCTCGCCGGTCATCGGGGTTATCCTGATGGTGGCGATCACCGTCATCCTCGCGGCCGTCATCGCGTCGTTCGTCCTCGGACTCGGCGACCAAGCACAGCAAACGACACCGCAAGCCAGCTTCTCGTGGGATTACGATTCATCTTCGAGTGACGTGACAATTACACACGATGGAGGGGATTCAATTGAGGTCCAAGAGATATACATCCGTGGCGATTTCGGTAGTACGGGTGATAGTGCAGCTACGTGGGGGAATTGGAGTACCCTCGGATCAACTGATGACGTGAGTGCTGGTAACAGTATTGACGTTGGCGCGGAGTCGAGTTACGACCTCCGTGTAGTATATGAAACTACCGAAGGGGACAGCTCTGCCACGCTTTCACAGGATTCGGGACCTGACGCCTAA
- a CDS encoding DUF7344 domain-containing protein — MSQQTESTSVAGASEPLSKGEIFDVLHNERRRYVLQYLREHGGPVELGDLTSEVAAMEYDCCCDDVSSAQRKRVYTTLQQTHLPRMAEASIVEYDADNGLVSTTPQTEELTVYLEVVPSGEFPWREYYLSLGAVSLAVVVVLWVGVYPFTLIPPLVWATVMAVLLTISALYHTFLGREMTLTEFANARDEQDGE; from the coding sequence ATGAGCCAGCAAACGGAATCCACGTCGGTCGCGGGGGCGAGCGAACCGCTCTCGAAGGGCGAGATCTTCGACGTGCTCCACAACGAGCGTCGCCGCTACGTCCTCCAGTATCTCAGAGAGCACGGCGGGCCGGTCGAACTCGGCGACCTCACTTCGGAGGTGGCCGCGATGGAGTACGACTGCTGCTGCGACGACGTCTCCAGCGCGCAGCGAAAGCGCGTCTACACGACGCTCCAGCAGACGCACCTGCCGCGGATGGCCGAGGCGAGCATCGTCGAGTACGACGCCGACAACGGCCTGGTCTCGACGACGCCACAGACGGAGGAGCTGACCGTCTATCTGGAGGTCGTTCCCAGCGGCGAGTTCCCGTGGCGCGAATACTACCTCTCGCTGGGGGCTGTCAGCCTCGCCGTCGTGGTGGTGCTCTGGGTCGGCGTCTATCCCTTTACCCTCATCCCGCCGCTCGTCTGGGCCACGGTGATGGCCGTCCTACTTACGATCTCCGCGCTGTATCACACGTTCCTCGGCCGCGAGATGACCCTCACCGAGTTCGCTAACGCTCGTGACGAACAGGACGGGGAATAA
- a CDS encoding type IV pilin: MDIKRLINDDDAVSPVIGVILMVAITVILAAVIATFVLGLGENLSNTAPQASFSFDYEKQPGPKGWNNSQDGDGTLTVTHDGGDSINAENLHIKGSQDDGAWDVITGENVTTAQHSTGASISAGTSIKVNVANSDTVRVVFESSESGSSATLSKWSGPSA; this comes from the coding sequence ATGGATATCAAACGACTCATCAACGACGACGACGCTGTGTCGCCGGTCATCGGCGTCATTCTGATGGTGGCGATCACCGTCATCCTCGCAGCCGTCATCGCAACGTTCGTTCTCGGCCTCGGCGAGAACCTCAGTAACACCGCCCCGCAGGCTAGTTTTAGTTTTGATTATGAGAAGCAGCCCGGCCCAAAAGGATGGAACAATTCGCAGGATGGAGACGGAACGCTAACTGTCACTCATGACGGTGGAGACAGCATCAACGCCGAAAACTTGCACATTAAGGGGTCTCAGGACGATGGAGCTTGGGACGTGATAACGGGTGAGAACGTTACGACCGCACAGCACAGCACTGGTGCGAGTATTAGTGCAGGGACTAGTATAAAAGTCAACGTTGCCAACTCGGATACTGTTCGCGTGGTCTTCGAATCAAGCGAGAGCGGCAGTTCCGCCACCCTCTCGAAGTGGTCCGGTCCGAGCGCCTAA